The following proteins come from a genomic window of Candidatus Paceibacterota bacterium:
- a CDS encoding DUF2207 domain-containing protein, with protein MLKNKIISTGAVFWSTLLFVFPIFVHAAEFPNYAVQAILGRDGLLGVEEHFTFDFGVDGNHGVIREIPLLSGGKSGAPITFHMLSVANKAGLPYKFDASSGGNVALVRIGDKDVILKGPHYYDFRYTLNGLATNTGLRWQITTPVKEVMKKFQADIYFSIPVPPVTATGTCSFTPGRTSGGCLLKPLIKDDKLYGFRLNIDNLTKDGVVVEISYPRGLVELPAVTTRDTPRALPQYMWYILATLVFTVLLAALLWKNRKYIADWRAERKKPVLFPDAYSYLTRAVAGHGYISKKDIIAAITDLTARGYLTLSPIPHPVGEYEFIDYALQVPVLELPAGAEGALLSVIMESSGIASLDDWLTKDFAQHRENIEEAARSEIEGIVLLRSDEPLPDLPGFKSERYEE; from the coding sequence ATGCTGAAGAATAAAATCATATCAACAGGGGCGGTATTTTGGAGCACACTGCTATTTGTGTTTCCTATTTTTGTGCATGCGGCAGAGTTTCCGAACTATGCTGTACAGGCTATTCTCGGGAGAGATGGCTTGCTCGGCGTTGAAGAGCATTTTACATTTGATTTCGGCGTAGATGGCAATCACGGTGTAATAAGGGAAATCCCGCTCCTTTCAGGTGGAAAAAGCGGCGCCCCCATCACATTTCATATGCTGTCCGTTGCGAATAAGGCTGGATTGCCATACAAGTTTGATGCCTCAAGTGGCGGAAATGTCGCGCTTGTTCGCATTGGTGACAAGGATGTGATACTTAAAGGACCTCATTATTATGATTTTAGGTATACACTCAATGGCCTCGCGACGAATACAGGATTACGATGGCAAATCACTACTCCCGTAAAGGAGGTAATGAAGAAATTCCAGGCAGATATATATTTTTCAATACCTGTTCCTCCTGTCACTGCTACGGGTACATGTAGCTTTACTCCAGGGAGGACGAGTGGTGGTTGTCTCCTTAAGCCCCTCATTAAGGATGACAAGCTCTATGGATTTCGTCTAAATATAGATAATCTTACAAAGGACGGTGTCGTTGTCGAAATTTCATACCCTCGCGGGCTTGTTGAACTCCCTGCAGTCACTACGAGAGATACACCAAGAGCGTTGCCGCAGTATATGTGGTACATCCTCGCAACTCTTGTGTTCACCGTCTTGCTTGCTGCTCTATTATGGAAGAATCGAAAGTATATTGCTGATTGGAGGGCTGAGCGGAAGAAGCCGGTACTCTTTCCCGATGCCTATTCATATCTCACCCGCGCAGTTGCTGGCCACGGATATATTTCGAAGAAAGATATTATTGCTGCAATTACTGATTTGACTGCACGAGGTTACCTCACACTTTCTCCGATACCACATCCCGTAGGTGAGTATGAATTCATCGACTATGCACTTCAAGTTCCTGTACTCGAGCTTCCTGCTGGTGCTGAAGGTGCACTCCTTAGTGTGATTATGGAAAGCTCAGGAATTGCCTCGCTTGATGATTGGCTTACAAAGGATTTTGCGCAACATCGTGAAAATATTGAAGAAGCTGCGCGATCTGAAATTGAAGGTATTGTGCTATTACGCTCTGATGAACCTCTTCCAGATCTTCCTGGATTCAAGAGCGAGCGTTATGAAGAATAG
- a CDS encoding nucleotide exchange factor GrpE: protein MDNSQNVEGEESKVDIGAGIEILPPTEDSDDVEFESYNDDISPSGILSPQDKIKRLREKLAEAQRAKQEYLDGWQRLKADYINLKKRSEEEKSELGNYVRESVVADLIPVLESFDMAFANKDAWEKVDPNWRMGVEYIHKQFMETLQNYGLSEVSPLGEVFDPQHSTAIGNVHTDDQNLDHKVAEVVQKGYKMGDRLIKSPKVKVYVTQN, encoded by the coding sequence ATGGATAATAGTCAAAATGTAGAAGGCGAGGAGAGCAAGGTAGATATTGGTGCAGGCATCGAAATATTGCCACCTACCGAAGACTCTGATGATGTGGAATTTGAGAGTTACAACGATGATATTTCACCATCGGGAATACTTTCCCCCCAAGATAAAATAAAAAGACTTCGCGAAAAACTCGCCGAGGCACAACGCGCAAAGCAAGAGTACCTTGATGGCTGGCAGAGGCTCAAGGCAGATTATATTAATCTCAAAAAGCGCTCCGAGGAAGAGAAATCTGAATTGGGTAATTATGTGCGTGAAAGCGTAGTTGCTGATCTCATTCCCGTTCTCGAGAGTTTTGATATGGCGTTTGCGAACAAGGATGCATGGGAAAAAGTTGACCCAAACTGGCGTATGGGTGTTGAGTATATCCATAAGCAATTCATGGAGACATTACAAAACTATGGTCTCTCTGAGGTGAGCCCGCTTGGTGAAGTATTTGATCCGCAGCATTCAACCGCAATTGGTAATGTGCATACTGATGATCAGAATCTCGATCATAAGGTTGCTGAAGTGGTACAAAAAGGATACAAGATGGGTGATCGCCTTATTAAGTCTCCAAAAGTAAAAGTATACGTTACTCAAAATTAA
- the dnaK gene encoding molecular chaperone DnaK has translation MAKILGIDLGTTNSAFAIVEGGEPRIVENAEGTRTTPSIIALSKTGERVVGLPAKRQAVTNPQNTIYQIKRFIGHSFDEPATQKDKTMVPFEMRKASNGGIEVKMGNDWHTPEAISAMLIQKMKADAEAKIGEKITEAVITVPAYFNDAQRQATRDAGKIAGLDVKRIINEPTAAALAYGFNKKKNEKIAVFDFGGGTFDISVLEVGEDVIEVKSTDGDAHLGGKDIDQRIITFLAEEFKKESGIDVRNDALAKQRLDEAAEKAKIELSTAVETEVNLPFITSDANGPRHLVIKMSRSKLEELSAEFIERAMVITKRAIAAAPFPMSDIHEIVMVGGQTRMPAIQKAVEEFFGKKINMSVNPDEVVAVGAAIQGGILQGDVHDVLLLDVIPLSLGLETLGNIATKLIEKNTTIPASKSQVFSTAADNQTSVEIHIVQGERPMAADNKTLGRFILDGIPPSPRGIPQIEVTFDVNVDGILNVKAKDKTSGKEQTIRIESRSTLSDADIERMTKEAELHADEDKKKREAVEVKNTAESVLYTAEKSLKDNEGKVPEDIKKTVEEKITALKAVKDGTDMEALKKATEELGHAMSAIGEAMAKQQSTEDAGTTPKEDGAAGADNVRDI, from the coding sequence ATGGCAAAAATTCTTGGAATCGATCTCGGTACAACAAACTCAGCATTTGCAATTGTTGAGGGTGGCGAGCCACGTATCGTTGAAAACGCTGAAGGAACACGCACGACGCCTTCTATCATTGCACTTTCAAAGACAGGGGAGCGTGTTGTTGGACTTCCAGCGAAGCGTCAGGCGGTTACAAACCCTCAGAATACGATCTATCAGATCAAGCGTTTCATCGGCCACTCTTTTGACGAGCCTGCAACACAGAAAGATAAGACTATGGTTCCTTTCGAGATGCGCAAGGCATCCAATGGTGGAATCGAGGTAAAAATGGGAAATGACTGGCATACCCCAGAAGCAATTTCTGCAATGCTCATTCAGAAAATGAAGGCAGATGCAGAGGCGAAGATCGGTGAAAAGATCACTGAGGCAGTCATTACTGTTCCTGCATACTTCAACGATGCACAGCGCCAGGCTACGCGTGATGCAGGAAAGATCGCAGGACTTGACGTGAAGCGCATCATTAATGAGCCGACCGCAGCCGCACTTGCTTATGGCTTCAACAAGAAGAAGAATGAAAAGATTGCAGTCTTTGACTTTGGAGGAGGTACATTTGACATATCAGTGCTCGAAGTTGGTGAGGATGTTATCGAAGTGAAGTCTACCGATGGTGATGCACACTTGGGAGGAAAGGATATTGATCAGCGCATTATTACGTTCCTTGCTGAGGAATTCAAGAAGGAGTCTGGTATCGATGTGCGCAATGATGCACTCGCAAAGCAGCGTCTTGATGAAGCAGCAGAGAAGGCAAAGATTGAACTTTCAACTGCCGTTGAGACGGAAGTGAATCTCCCATTCATTACCTCTGATGCGAATGGGCCACGCCATCTTGTCATAAAGATGTCTCGCTCGAAGCTCGAAGAGCTCTCAGCGGAATTCATTGAGCGTGCAATGGTAATCACAAAGCGAGCGATTGCTGCTGCACCATTCCCAATGAGCGACATCCATGAAATCGTCATGGTTGGAGGTCAGACGCGCATGCCCGCAATCCAAAAAGCCGTAGAAGAGTTTTTTGGCAAGAAGATCAACATGTCCGTCAACCCGGACGAAGTCGTTGCGGTCGGTGCTGCAATTCAGGGAGGAATCCTCCAGGGAGATGTGCACGACGTCCTTCTTCTTGATGTGATCCCACTCTCTCTCGGACTTGAGACGCTAGGGAATATTGCTACAAAGCTTATCGAGAAAAACACGACCATTCCTGCAAGTAAGTCACAGGTATTTTCGACAGCGGCTGATAATCAGACCTCTGTTGAGATCCATATCGTTCAGGGTGAGCGTCCAATGGCAGCTGATAACAAGACACTTGGTCGTTTCATTCTTGATGGTATTCCACCGTCACCTCGTGGTATTCCTCAGATTGAAGTCACGTTTGATGTGAACGTTGACGGTATTCTCAACGTGAAGGCAAAGGATAAGACTTCAGGCAAGGAACAAACGATTCGAATTGAATCACGCTCTACACTCTCTGACGCCGACATTGAGCGTATGACTAAGGAAGCAGAGCTTCATGCGGATGAGGACAAGAAGAAGCGTGAGGCTGTTGAGGTGAAGAACACCGCAGAGTCTGTACTTTATACAGCAGAGAAGTCACTCAAGGACAATGAAGGCAAAGTTCCTGAGGATATCAAGAAGACCGTCGAAGAAAAAATCACTGCACTTAAGGCAGTGAAGGATGGAACTGATATGGAGGCACTCAAGAAGGCTACCGAAGAGCTCGGCCATGCTATGAGCGCAATCGGTGAGGCAATGGCAAAGCAGCAGTCAACCGAAGACGCGGGAACAACCCCAAAGGAAGACGGTGCAGCCGGAGCAGACAACGTTCGTGATATCTAA
- a CDS encoding radical SAM protein yields the protein MACIEKIYSVSALVGKGVCNGNCAFCAGKYLRPDAKNTDPAFLKNLESAIKLSARHGGWSLSLTSSGEPTMSPEDVTEALRVYAKCANHGAYFPNVNLFTNGILLGDSSFCETWLPLWRELGLTNIALSIHSVNRGKQARAYGLEEYPEFTSIVANVRKYGIGVRATLLLRKGEVDNALAYERSVRYLIEWCDITNITSWPVADPDGTPNVFTPSEEGMNDIRAWLTRYTKLCHGHVWGGGVFDYDGSILRLTDYVTRHDPEKDFVRQLVVFQDGTVAYSWIKEGALCMK from the coding sequence ATGGCTTGCATCGAGAAGATCTACAGCGTTTCCGCACTCGTCGGAAAGGGAGTATGTAATGGAAATTGCGCATTTTGCGCCGGCAAATATCTTCGTCCTGACGCGAAGAACACAGACCCTGCATTCCTTAAAAACCTTGAGTCAGCAATCAAGCTTTCCGCGCGTCACGGAGGGTGGTCACTCTCACTCACCTCAAGTGGTGAGCCCACGATGAGCCCGGAAGATGTCACTGAAGCGCTTCGCGTCTACGCTAAGTGCGCAAACCATGGCGCATACTTCCCCAATGTGAATTTATTCACAAATGGAATCCTCCTAGGAGACTCTTCCTTCTGTGAGACCTGGCTGCCGTTGTGGAGAGAGCTCGGCCTCACGAATATTGCACTATCGATACACTCTGTTAACCGCGGAAAGCAGGCACGTGCGTATGGACTCGAGGAGTATCCTGAGTTCACGAGTATTGTCGCTAATGTCAGAAAATATGGCATAGGTGTCCGAGCAACCCTACTTCTTCGCAAGGGAGAAGTCGACAACGCCCTCGCTTATGAGCGCAGTGTTCGTTATCTTATTGAGTGGTGCGATATTACCAATATCACCTCGTGGCCGGTCGCAGACCCTGATGGGACACCCAATGTCTTCACGCCCAGCGAAGAAGGAATGAATGATATACGAGCATGGCTTACAAGATATACGAAGCTCTGTCACGGGCACGTTTGGGGTGGTGGCGTCTTTGACTACGATGGAAGCATCCTACGCCTGACTGACTACGTTACAAGACACGACCCCGAGAAAGATTTCGTGCGACAACTCGTTGTCTTTCAGGACGGCACGGTTGCATACTCGTGGATCAAGGAAGGTGCGCTGTGTATGAAGTGA
- a CDS encoding ATP cone domain-containing protein has translation MKFTTEETAEGNNLFVEKRNGKRQRFIYEKLFTSLVYAFEKGKGSDHGDQALLAKKVVGELIAHLMEKNRKDITTGLLITLCYDTLFRDYPHAAERYMHYSLYREKMCAPIRARIERSNRKK, from the coding sequence ATGAAGTTCACTACAGAAGAAACCGCTGAAGGTAATAATCTTTTTGTTGAGAAACGAAATGGCAAGCGACAGCGTTTTATTTATGAGAAACTATTCACATCGCTTGTGTATGCTTTCGAAAAAGGAAAAGGGAGTGATCACGGTGATCAGGCCCTACTTGCAAAGAAAGTAGTCGGAGAGCTTATTGCGCACTTGATGGAAAAAAATAGAAAAGATATTACAACAGGGCTACTTATTACGTTATGCTACGATACCCTCTTTCGTGACTATCCTCATGCCGCAGAGCGCTATATGCATTATTCACTCTATCGTGAAAAAATGTGCGCACCGATTCGTGCACGAATTGAACGTTCTAATAGGAAAAAATGA
- the dnaJ gene encoding molecular chaperone DnaJ, producing MSKDYYSTLGVEKSASKEEIKKAFYKLAHQYHPDKKTGDEAKFKEVNEAYQVLSDDEKRGRYDQYGSADANPGFNGAGGFGGFDFSGFQQGGFDMGDIFGDMFGGGGRRQRTPQGRDIQIDVQMSFAEAVYGVTKTTRLRKHATCLTCDGSGAKPGTKQKTCSTCGGKGKTIHIQQTILGAIQSQSICRDCDGNGKIPEEKCKDCAGEGVVKREEEIVIPIPGGVRDGETLRMSGRGEAVPHGVPGDLYITIHVQPHKVWRREDDDLVAELSIKLTEAVLGTQKELPSVKGEMLTIDVPERTAPGTILRMREKGIPHVRRGGKAGDLLIKVTFAQPAKPSKKAKELLKDLEKEGF from the coding sequence ATGTCAAAGGATTACTATTCAACATTGGGAGTCGAAAAGAGTGCATCAAAGGAAGAAATAAAGAAGGCATTCTATAAACTTGCCCATCAATATCATCCTGACAAGAAGACTGGAGATGAAGCGAAGTTTAAAGAAGTGAACGAGGCTTACCAGGTGCTTTCGGATGACGAAAAGCGTGGGCGCTACGATCAGTATGGTAGTGCAGATGCAAATCCTGGCTTTAATGGAGCAGGAGGTTTTGGTGGATTTGACTTTTCCGGATTTCAGCAGGGAGGCTTTGATATGGGAGACATCTTTGGTGATATGTTCGGAGGTGGTGGTCGCCGCCAGCGCACACCGCAAGGTCGCGATATCCAAATTGATGTACAAATGAGTTTTGCAGAGGCAGTATACGGAGTGACGAAGACTACTCGGTTGCGTAAGCATGCCACATGTCTCACATGTGATGGTTCGGGTGCAAAACCAGGAACAAAGCAGAAGACCTGTAGTACTTGTGGAGGTAAAGGTAAAACGATTCACATCCAGCAGACGATCCTCGGAGCAATTCAGTCACAGTCAATTTGCCGTGATTGTGATGGTAATGGAAAGATTCCTGAAGAGAAGTGTAAGGATTGTGCCGGAGAAGGTGTAGTGAAGCGTGAAGAGGAAATAGTAATTCCAATACCAGGAGGAGTGCGTGATGGTGAGACATTGCGCATGTCGGGTCGAGGTGAGGCAGTACCTCATGGGGTTCCGGGAGATTTGTATATTACGATTCATGTGCAGCCCCATAAGGTTTGGAGGAGAGAGGATGATGATCTCGTTGCTGAGCTTTCTATAAAACTTACAGAGGCTGTTCTTGGAACACAAAAGGAATTACCATCTGTGAAGGGTGAGATGCTTACGATTGATGTCCCAGAGCGCACTGCACCAGGAACGATTCTTCGTATGCGCGAAAAAGGAATTCCCCATGTACGTCGAGGGGGTAAGGCTGGTGACTTATTGATCAAAGTCACATTTGCGCAGCCCGCAAAGCCAAGTAAGAAAGCAAAAGAGTTACTCAAAGATCTCGAGAAGGAAGGATTCTAA
- a CDS encoding HAMP domain-containing sensor histidine kinase — MGIFTRGMIGVLALQMMIGAMIFFVTRDQNIRLLSMSFLLTMPIIIRLVQRTLAQTMNDERRLRDLSRSLSNKNWELARSNEQLRIASEHKSEFMSIASHQLRTPLTALTGYLSMILEQAYGHVPIELNMPIARAHQSSVRLTNLVNELLRITRIEQNDLVYDITPVDVVNLVHDLITEFTEKAQKRNLKLSLNVVPRETPYTALADEQKLREVLHNIIDNALIYTPEGSVTITVSQGDQNTIIIAVADTGIGIAHEDIRMLFAKFQRGERGVKQFADGSGLGLYIAKKLIMGMRGKIWIDSEGPGKGAVFSIELPAEGSPIAIRPQKVSPPQLEETITPNIAQ, encoded by the coding sequence ATGGGAATATTTACGCGAGGAATGATCGGCGTACTTGCACTACAAATGATGATAGGCGCGATGATTTTTTTCGTCACACGCGACCAAAATATTCGCTTACTTTCGATGTCATTTTTGTTGACGATGCCAATCATTATTCGCTTAGTACAGCGTACGCTCGCGCAGACGATGAATGACGAACGAAGACTTCGTGATCTTTCTCGCAGTCTCTCAAATAAAAATTGGGAACTCGCGCGTAGTAATGAACAGTTGCGCATTGCGAGTGAACATAAGAGTGAGTTTATGTCTATTGCGTCACACCAACTTCGCACGCCGCTAACAGCACTTACTGGCTATCTTTCGATGATCCTCGAGCAGGCATATGGTCACGTACCAATAGAGCTTAATATGCCGATTGCTCGCGCACATCAGTCATCTGTTCGGTTAACAAATCTCGTGAATGAATTGCTCCGTATCACTCGAATTGAGCAGAATGATCTCGTGTATGATATTACACCTGTTGATGTGGTGAATTTGGTGCATGATCTTATTACTGAATTTACTGAAAAAGCTCAGAAGCGGAATCTTAAACTATCACTGAATGTTGTTCCTCGAGAGACTCCGTACACGGCACTTGCAGATGAGCAGAAGCTTCGTGAGGTGTTACATAATATTATTGACAATGCGCTTATATATACACCAGAAGGCAGTGTGACTATTACCGTAAGCCAGGGAGATCAGAATACTATCATCATCGCAGTTGCCGACACAGGCATTGGTATTGCTCACGAGGATATTCGCATGCTCTTTGCTAAGTTCCAGCGTGGTGAGCGCGGAGTGAAGCAATTTGCTGATGGTTCGGGTCTTGGACTCTATATTGCGAAGAAACTTATCATGGGCATGCGCGGTAAGATATGGATTGATTCTGAGGGGCCAGGAAAAGGCGCAGTCTTTAGTATCGAACTACCTGCAGAGGGGAGTCCGATTGCGATTAGGCCACAAAAAGTTTCTCCGCCACAGCTTGAAGAGACAATAACTCCAAACATCGCACAGTAA
- the trpS gene encoding tryptophan--tRNA ligase yields the protein MKSQELGTILTGDRPTGKLHLGHFVGSIENRLALQKEGASFFYMIADAQALTDNATNPKKVRDNVLEVALDNLACGIDPKKTTMFIQSQIPEIAELAMYFQNLVTVSRLKQNPTVKTEIKQRGFGESIPVGFLAYPISQAADILAFGASRIPVGADQLPVLEQANEIVDSFNRIYGNTFTRIKAITGEHGRLMGIDGNAKMSKSLGNAIFLSDTAKEVEQKVMQMYTDPLHIHVSDPGEVKGNVVFAYLDIFDSNKEEVAELKKQYKKGGLGDVVLKKRLAKVLNELLEPIRNRRAELAKDPQAVMAILEKGTAVARKKAQAVLGEVKTNMHINYFA from the coding sequence ATGAAAAGCCAGGAATTAGGCACTATTTTGACAGGTGACCGACCGACAGGAAAGCTCCATTTGGGGCATTTTGTAGGCTCTATTGAGAACAGGCTGGCTCTGCAAAAAGAGGGTGCATCATTTTTCTATATGATTGCGGATGCACAGGCGCTGACTGATAATGCTACAAACCCAAAGAAGGTTCGAGATAATGTGCTCGAAGTTGCGCTTGATAACCTTGCTTGCGGAATTGACCCTAAGAAGACGACGATGTTTATTCAGTCACAGATTCCTGAGATTGCAGAGCTCGCAATGTATTTTCAGAATCTTGTAACTGTTTCTCGATTGAAGCAGAATCCAACTGTCAAAACAGAGATAAAACAGCGAGGGTTCGGAGAGAGTATTCCTGTTGGATTCTTGGCTTATCCTATATCACAAGCAGCTGACATCCTTGCTTTTGGCGCATCAAGAATACCAGTTGGTGCAGATCAGCTTCCAGTTCTTGAGCAAGCAAATGAGATTGTTGATAGTTTCAATCGTATCTATGGCAATACGTTCACTCGAATCAAAGCAATTACGGGTGAGCATGGACGCCTTATGGGTATAGATGGAAACGCAAAGATGAGTAAGTCATTGGGCAACGCAATTTTTCTTTCTGATACTGCAAAGGAGGTTGAGCAGAAGGTGATGCAAATGTATACTGATCCACTCCATATTCACGTTAGTGATCCAGGCGAAGTGAAAGGTAACGTTGTCTTTGCTTATCTTGATATTTTCGACTCGAATAAAGAAGAAGTCGCCGAACTGAAGAAACAATACAAGAAGGGTGGACTTGGCGACGTTGTACTTAAGAAGCGACTTGCAAAGGTGCTGAATGAACTTCTTGAGCCGATTCGCAATAGACGTGCAGAGCTTGCAAAAGATCCGCAGGCTGTAATGGCTATTCTTGAGAAAGGAACTGCTGTCGCGCGCAAGAAGGCCCAAGCTGTCCTTGGAGAAGTGAAGACGAATATGCATATCAACTATTTCGCATAA
- a CDS encoding amino acid--tRNA ligase-related protein, producing the protein MKRTLIKDLKEHIGEEVFIEGWVDVRRDQGKLIFIDFRDVSGKVQAVALPFNKDAHAVAEKVRSEWSLSIKGKVNARPEKNVNADEVNGMLEVELLSIDVLNESVTPPFDVRGSGMDIGEDVRLRYRYLDLRRQRLQKNIEMRHKTALFLRNQLDAQGFKEIETPVLTMATAEGARDYIVPSRVENGKAFALPQSPQQYKQLLMAAGFERYFQFARCFRDEDLRGDRQPEFTQLDLEMSFVEREDVLRLNEDLLIAIVKELYPEKRIQQIPFPRLSYKEAMEKYNSDRPDIREDKNDPNLLAFCWVIDFPFFEKTDEGGWTFTHNPFSAAMPEFREQLLAGTDVEKIITAQYDICLNGFEIGGGSIRNHNPEALKAVYKIMGYTEEETQQSVGHMLEAFAYGAPPHGGIAWGFDRLIALLQNEPNIREVIAFAKNGEGKELMTQSPSPIKQKQLLELGLRLNKPL; encoded by the coding sequence ATGAAAAGAACTCTCATAAAAGATCTGAAAGAACACATTGGTGAAGAAGTGTTTATTGAAGGGTGGGTAGACGTCCGCAGAGACCAAGGAAAGCTTATTTTCATTGATTTCCGTGATGTTTCCGGAAAGGTACAGGCAGTTGCTCTGCCTTTCAATAAAGATGCACATGCAGTGGCAGAAAAAGTTCGTTCCGAATGGTCCCTGTCCATCAAGGGTAAAGTGAATGCGCGTCCTGAAAAGAACGTAAATGCTGACGAGGTGAATGGTATGCTTGAAGTGGAATTGCTTTCTATTGACGTATTGAATGAGTCAGTAACTCCTCCATTTGACGTACGTGGATCAGGTATGGATATTGGCGAGGATGTGCGATTGCGCTACCGCTATCTCGATTTACGTAGGCAACGTTTACAGAAGAATATTGAGATGCGTCATAAGACTGCGCTTTTTTTGCGAAATCAGCTTGATGCACAAGGCTTTAAGGAAATAGAGACACCAGTCTTGACGATGGCTACTGCAGAAGGTGCACGAGACTATATTGTGCCTTCACGCGTCGAGAATGGTAAGGCTTTTGCACTTCCTCAGTCACCGCAGCAGTATAAGCAGCTCCTTATGGCTGCTGGTTTTGAGCGTTATTTTCAGTTTGCTCGTTGTTTCCGTGACGAAGATCTTCGTGGGGATCGCCAGCCTGAATTTACTCAGCTCGACCTCGAGATGTCATTTGTGGAGCGCGAGGATGTTCTTCGCTTAAACGAAGATTTGCTCATTGCAATTGTCAAAGAGCTTTATCCTGAGAAGAGAATCCAGCAAATTCCTTTCCCTCGCTTATCCTATAAGGAGGCTATGGAGAAGTACAATTCTGATCGCCCTGATATACGCGAAGACAAGAATGACCCCAACCTGCTTGCATTCTGTTGGGTAATTGATTTCCCATTCTTCGAGAAAACAGACGAAGGTGGATGGACATTCACGCACAACCCATTTAGTGCAGCGATGCCTGAATTTCGCGAGCAACTTCTCGCGGGCACGGATGTCGAAAAGATCATTACAGCGCAATATGATATTTGTCTCAATGGTTTTGAGATAGGTGGCGGTTCGATTCGCAATCATAATCCAGAGGCATTAAAAGCTGTATATAAGATAATGGGTTATACCGAGGAGGAAACACAGCAGTCGGTTGGTCATATGCTTGAAGCGTTTGCTTACGGTGCACCACCACATGGTGGTATTGCTTGGGGATTTGATCGTCTTATTGCATTACTACAAAATGAGCCAAATATTCGCGAAGTCATTGCATTTGCAAAGAATGGCGAGGGAAAGGAACTCATGACCCAGAGTCCAAGCCCAATCAAGCAGAAGCAACTACTTGAGCTCGGCTTGCGACTGAATAAGCCACTTTA